The nucleotide sequence TCAACGGGGCCAGCGCCGGACGACTCGGCGGCTCCGGCCGCTCCCACACCACCATGCGGTGACAATACACCGCATCGTCCGATACAGTGTATTGATCAATACGGTGTATCGAAGGAGTGGGATCATGACCATCGCCATCGTCGGAGCGGGTCTCAGCGGCCTGGCTCTCGCCCGTGTCCTGCACGTCAACGGCATCGGCGCCGTCGTGTACGAACGTGAATCGTCGCGTGAGGCCCGCGGTCAAGGCGGCATGCTCGACATCCACGCCGACACCGGGCAGCGGGCGTTGCGTGAAGCCGGCCTGTTCGACCGGTTCTCCGAGATCGCCCGCAACGAGGGCCAGGACATGCGGCTCTTGGAGCCGGACGGCACCCTGTTGCTGCAGGAGGACACGCCCGACGACGCGCCGTTCGAGCGCCCCGAGGTCGACCGCGCCGACCTGCGTGATCTGCTGCTGGATTCCCTCCCCGAAGACACGGTGCGCTGGGGGCACGCCTTCGAATCCGCCGAAGACGGCGTCCTGCGTTTCGCCGACGGGCGCACCGCGACGTACGACCTGCTGGTCGGCGCCGACGGCGCGTATTCCCGGGTCCGCCCGCTGCTCACCGACGCCCGCCCGGCGCATCTCGGCCACAACTTCGTCGAGCTGCGCATTCCCGACATCGACCGCACTCACCCCGGCCTCGCCGAGATGGTCGGACGCGGCACCTACTGGGCGCTCGGCGACGGCAAGTCACTGGCGGCCCAGCGCAACGGCGACGGCACCGTGCGCGTCGGCCTCAGCTTCTACGGCACCGGCGAGGACTGGTTCAGCACCAACGGGATGCCGCTCGACGATCCGGCCGCCGCCCGGGCGTGGCTGATCGAACGACTCGACGGCTGGGACGCGCGGTTCACCGCGCTGATCGCGGCCTGCGACGACGCGGTGGTGCCGCGGTCGATCGCGGCTCTCCCCGTCGGCCTGACCTGGCCGTCGGCGCCGGACGTCACCCTGGTCGGGGACGCCGCGCACCTGATGCCGCCGGTGGGGGAAGGTGCCAACGTGGCCCTGCTCGACGGCGCCCTGCTCGGCCTTGCCCTGGCCGCGCATCCGGGCGACTACCCCGCCGCCGTCGAAGACTACGAACGCGAAATGTTCGACCGCGCCGACGCCGCCGCCCGGATGTCCGCGCGGGTCCACGAGCTTCTGGCCGCGCCGGACGCCGCCCGGCGAATGCTCGCGTTCTTCCAACCGGACCGAGGCCGAGATGCTATGAACGAAAGATCCTTTCGTTCGTAGTCGTACAGGAGCTGGATGCCGACCCCGTTCAGCGCTGAGGATCGCGTCCGGATCACCGAACGGCTCCTGGCCGCCGGCCAGAGGAAAGAGACCGGCTGATCGACATCGTCGCGGCGGGACTGACCAAGGAGTGACCATGCGCGAAGGTGTACTGGCCGGTGGCGCCCCGTACCTCGAGTTCGGGACGGGAAGCCCGCTGGTGGTCTTCCGGACGGTGCTGCCGGACTCGGCCAACCCCACCGGATTCGCCCGCTGGGCGGAGGTGCGGTCCCTCAAACCGCTGGCCGAGCGGTTCACCGTGCTGACGGTCGGCAGGCGGCCGGGGCTCCGGCCCGGCGTCACCATGGCCGAGCTCGCCGCCCACCACGCCGAGGAGTTGCGGCACCGGTTCGATCGCCCGGTGGACGTGCTCGGCCTGTCCACGGCCGGCAGCCTCGCGCTGCAGTTCGCCGCCGATCATCCCGGCCTGGTGCGACGGCTCGTGGTCGGTGCCGCGGGCACCCGGCTCGGCGCGGAAGGCCGTCGCGTCCAGCGCCGGTACGCGGATCTGCTGGCCGCCGGACGGCACCGGGCCGCGGCCATGGCGCTGGCGCCCACGGTGGCGGACTCCCGCCCCGGACGGGCTCTGCTGGCCGGGTTGCTGGGCCTGGCCTCCGGCCGCCCGGCGGACCCGGACGGCATGGTGGCCATGCTGCGGGCCGAGGACGCGTTCGACATCGAAGACCGGCTCGGCGAGATCACCGCGCCGACCTTGGTGATCGCCGGTTCGGAAGACGCCCTCTACCCACTCGAACTCGCCGAGCGAGTGGCCGACAAGACCCGCCGCGGCGATCTCAAGGTCTATCCGGGACGACGGCACCACACCGTGATGAGCGATCGCCGCTTCACCAAGGACGTCTTCGAATTCCTGCTCTAGTCGTGTGACAGGTCGACGAAGCGGCTGTAGTGCAGCTGGTGCGCGACGGTGATCGTCGCCGTCGGCCCGGCACGGTGCTTCGCGATGATCAGGTCCGCCTCGCCGGCGCGGGGGTCGTCCCGTTCCCAGGCGTCAGGGCGGTTGACCAGGATGACGAGGTCCGCGTCCTGCTCCAGCGAGCCGGACTCACGGAGGTCGGACAGCATCGGGCGTTTGTCCGTCCGCTGTTCGGGACCACGGTTCAGCTGGCTGATCGCGATCACCGGGACCTCGATCTCCTTGGCCAGCAGCTTCATCTGCCGCGAGAACTCCGAGACCTCCTGCTGCCGCGACTCGACGCGCTTCCCCGAGGTCATCAGCTGGAGATAGTCGAGGACGACGAGCT is from Amycolatopsis lurida and encodes:
- a CDS encoding FAD-dependent oxidoreductase yields the protein MTIAIVGAGLSGLALARVLHVNGIGAVVYERESSREARGQGGMLDIHADTGQRALREAGLFDRFSEIARNEGQDMRLLEPDGTLLLQEDTPDDAPFERPEVDRADLRDLLLDSLPEDTVRWGHAFESAEDGVLRFADGRTATYDLLVGADGAYSRVRPLLTDARPAHLGHNFVELRIPDIDRTHPGLAEMVGRGTYWALGDGKSLAAQRNGDGTVRVGLSFYGTGEDWFSTNGMPLDDPAAARAWLIERLDGWDARFTALIAACDDAVVPRSIAALPVGLTWPSAPDVTLVGDAAHLMPPVGEGANVALLDGALLGLALAAHPGDYPAAVEDYEREMFDRADAAARMSARVHELLAAPDAARRMLAFFQPDRGRDAMNERSFRS
- a CDS encoding alpha/beta fold hydrolase; translation: MREGVLAGGAPYLEFGTGSPLVVFRTVLPDSANPTGFARWAEVRSLKPLAERFTVLTVGRRPGLRPGVTMAELAAHHAEELRHRFDRPVDVLGLSTAGSLALQFAADHPGLVRRLVVGAAGTRLGAEGRRVQRRYADLLAAGRHRAAAMALAPTVADSRPGRALLAGLLGLASGRPADPDGMVAMLRAEDAFDIEDRLGEITAPTLVIAGSEDALYPLELAERVADKTRRGDLKVYPGRRHHTVMSDRRFTKDVFEFLL